In Ptychodera flava strain L36383 chromosome 21, AS_Pfla_20210202, whole genome shotgun sequence, a genomic segment contains:
- the LOC139121402 gene encoding sodium/potassium/calcium exchanger 5-like: protein MYTCHHGWRRRALTTGKLGAICSIFSFFSVVVVLCVVRIYSEDVVVPIRLERSASFQYTTEANGRFPNTSGTKMVNSTSSDDGYCVREIIYLPWDAFYEKPPLRLENIFIPLLVAAYMIVSLTIACDEYFVPSMQCVCENLGLAPDVAGATFMAIGSSAPEFFTAIIGIIMSKNDVSLGTVLGSIAFNVLFVLGIIGLVFGTSPKLSWWPMFRDMVCYVISVLTLTLVIMDGKVYWYEALIMIAMYGGYVLLMPFNASMRKVAERVLESCWTGKKAETDDELQILNVKANGIVKTESTVLSSTCANGTITMELESVSHTEKEPQLQDEAEDNSCKPRPPDGILARIGWAFTIPIRVAFCLTIPDCTKPRWRKFYILTIVMTACWLGALSYILVWMATVAGFTMKIPDAIIALIFLGAGSSVPDLVASFLVAKKGGWEMAVANCIGSNIFEVLLCLALPWLFASVAASEHRVDFISKGMLFISIMSILVVVVTLFSIACNGWKMDRKLGVLNMFLYVAFTAGTLLFSTFVVPSILPSCY, encoded by the exons ATGTACACGTGTCATCATGGATGGCGTCGTAGGGCACTAACAACTGGGAAACTAGGGGCGATTTGCTcgatattttcctttttttccgtTGTCGTCGTACTGTGCGTTGTCCGGATTTATTCTGAGGATGTCGTGGTTCCGATTCGACTCGAGCGATCCGCCTCATTTCAATACACAACAG AAGCCAATGGGCGATTTCCTAATACCTCGGGGACGAAGATGGTCAATTCTACGTCTTCAGATGACGGATACTGTGTTAGGGAAATAATATATCTTCCATGGGATGCGTTCTATGAGAAGCCGCCGCTGAGATTGGAGAATATTTTTATACCTTTACTCGTGGCAGCATACATGATCGTGTCCCTGACAATCGCATGTGACGAATACTTCGTGCCAAGCATGCAATGTGTCTGTGAAA ATTTAGGTCTAGCGCCTGACGTCGCTGGAGCGACATTCATGGCTATTGGAAGCTCCGCTCCAGAATTTTTCACAGCTATCATAg GCATTATCATGTCAAAGAACGATGTCAGTCTGGGAACCGTACTCGGATCGATTGCCTTTAATGTTCTGTTTGTTCTCGGCATCATAGGATTGGTGTTCGGTACG TCTCCGAAGCTGTCTTGGTGGCCGATGTTTCGTGATATGGTGTGCTACGTGATCAGTGTACTCACGCTAACATTAGTTATCATGGATGGAAAAGTTTATTG GTACGAGGCATTAATTATGATAGCGATGTACGGCGGCTATGTTTTATTGATGCCGTTCAACGCGTCCATGAGGAAGGTTGCAGAGAGAGTTCTCGAAAGCTGCTGGACGGGCAAGAAGGCTGAAACTGACGACGAACTGCAAATCCTGAACGTGAAAGCAAACGGGATCGTTAAAACAGAATCAACGGTCTTGTCGTCGACGTGTGCAAATGGCACTATCACTATGGAACTAG AATCTGTGTCGCATACCGAGAAAGAACCCCAGTTACAAGACGAAGCCGAAGATAACAGCTGTAAACCTCGTCCACCGGACGGAATCTTGGCACGAATCGGTTGGGCTTTTACCATACCAATCAGAGTGGCATTCTGTCTGACCATACCGGACTGTACCAAACCAAGGtggagaaaattttacatattgacGATAGTGATGACGGCTTGCTGGTTGGGAGCACTGTCCTATATATTAGTATGGATGGCGACCGTAGCAG gttttacaatgaaaatacctGATGCTATTATAGCGCTCATCTTCCTGGGTGCCGGCAGTAGTGTCCCTGATCTAGTGGCCAGCTTTCTAGTCGCGAAAAAAG GTGGCTGGGAAATGGCAGTTGCCAACTGCATAGGCAGCAATATATTTGAGGTGCTTCTATGTCTGGCGTTACCATGGCTCTTCGCTTCTGTGGCTGCGTCCGAACATCGTGTGGATTTCATTTCCAAGGGAATGTTGTTCATATCCATTATGTCAATCCTCGTCGTTGTGGTCACGTTGTTCTCAATCGCTTGCAACGGATGGAAGATGGACCGCAAACTTGGCGTTCTCAACATGTTCTTATATGTGGCATTTACCGCGGGAACGCTTCTCTTTAGCACATTTGTAGTGCCGAGCATCTTGCCCAGTTGTTATTAA